One Terriglobales bacterium genomic region harbors:
- a CDS encoding VTT domain-containing protein: MGLLETLADFVKPAVAKPPGLAAVLRHLGAFGLFLLAIADSTPIPTFAGPDILTAILAARQSEPWYYYAGVATVGSVIGAYITFRTARKAGLDYLNRKFGQRKVARVLKFFERWGTGALLFSAVVPFPFPTSALFAAAGVLDYPPRAFILVVALGRAIRYGAIAAIASHYGRRFVVGLQHPGQHLGWLLAIAATAVIAITMALLLRKRFE, translated from the coding sequence GTGGGACTTCTCGAAACACTCGCGGACTTCGTTAAACCAGCAGTCGCTAAGCCGCCAGGGCTCGCGGCGGTCCTGCGGCACTTAGGCGCATTCGGCCTGTTCCTTCTTGCCATCGCCGACAGCACTCCCATCCCAACCTTTGCCGGCCCGGACATTCTTACCGCCATACTCGCTGCGCGGCAGAGCGAACCCTGGTACTACTACGCCGGCGTCGCCACGGTGGGCTCGGTCATCGGCGCCTACATCACGTTCCGAACGGCACGGAAGGCCGGTTTGGACTATCTCAACCGCAAGTTTGGACAGCGCAAAGTCGCCAGAGTGCTAAAGTTCTTCGAGCGGTGGGGTACCGGCGCTCTGCTCTTTTCTGCCGTGGTACCGTTTCCCTTCCCTACGAGCGCGTTGTTCGCCGCCGCAGGCGTGCTGGATTATCCTCCCCGTGCATTCATCCTGGTCGTGGCTTTGGGCCGGGCGATACGTTACGGAGCCATTGCCGCAATCGCCTCCCACTACGGCCGCCGTTTCGTTGTCGGTCTGCAACATCCTGGGCAGCATCTGGGGTGGCTGCTCGCAATTGCCGCTACCGCGGTCATTGCGATCACCATGGCGCTATTGCTAAGAAAGCGATTTGAATAG
- a CDS encoding HEAT repeat domain-containing protein, with product MKSVRLYGTQHQRSTQYLQEVLSQVQTALATSDSLTFGVAGQRLVVNGRPLPSGTAESSFAEVLNAGNIASIQFFSGITAEELLAFVLALSTKESADLAKFADQTSTHIHLNEVEFVARSGGSGGAEVDAIVARATTEVMAALIAPEPGKVPPAPAEFAKDAAAVAAGSNPEQAARHWMEQIAQHLQQATAGAEGDAPLDGGTHAFLDRLQIQVRNGNTSDSKQLLQLAERSAMRYMLERYQSGAVQAGAVNRLLQKLVSEVNQLRKLVGVTPEQAKTESPEALQREFWSSVPKHGKLLVLLTPDAWCIPAVNVESFVQELLAGGDTETATKVLTAYVACTASTDREARLKSAEGTVLLAGALAQAGQETMTAAVIQVARVLSTEGDAEVATALSTALARLTQQALTRRYFPAVNQSLAVLRHLEQHRPDSAKQLRSRIRIEERLPELVREAVESDALKSEFIVLLKRMPQPAMRVVLEQFATCLRRTVADRLANLASQLGEDGAEHLVSIFRSSNSADASRTGGILSRLGHPVLQQELVQRIAAWPLAHQDAAIRQIAMAGGKDTGMVLLGIFSAVSPTLKPVVLDEIGCAGDERTAPELLRMASSDDEAGVYLRLKAIEALGRMREAKAIPLLRDLILARKTFSWRQPDELRLTALHSLELIHPQAASEAAIVNALKGVPSSALHIASGSDWRRQRRYLRRVPNQALQAVVTTARASASVSIERLSLGGGLAVRQPLGQLGLDGTLEFMAGRRKLRARVLFHEIGARRLTFEVVEISLDDRWRLRRMLADEAHAAAEEPVIEPPTEAEQQGSTTPDVA from the coding sequence ATGAAAAGCGTCCGCTTGTATGGCACTCAGCATCAGCGCTCGACTCAGTACCTGCAGGAGGTGCTGTCGCAGGTACAGACGGCGCTCGCAACCAGCGACAGCCTGACGTTCGGCGTTGCCGGCCAGCGGCTGGTGGTCAATGGCCGGCCCCTGCCTTCAGGCACCGCAGAATCCAGCTTTGCGGAAGTACTGAACGCGGGGAACATCGCCAGCATCCAGTTCTTCTCCGGGATCACGGCGGAAGAGTTGCTGGCATTCGTGCTCGCCCTTTCCACCAAGGAGTCTGCCGACCTGGCCAAATTTGCGGACCAGACCTCTACCCACATTCATCTGAACGAAGTCGAGTTTGTGGCGCGCAGCGGCGGAAGCGGTGGCGCGGAAGTTGATGCCATCGTCGCCCGGGCGACCACCGAAGTGATGGCGGCGCTCATCGCCCCGGAACCCGGCAAGGTCCCGCCCGCGCCTGCCGAGTTCGCCAAGGATGCCGCGGCCGTGGCGGCCGGCAGCAATCCGGAGCAGGCCGCGCGGCATTGGATGGAGCAGATCGCGCAGCATCTGCAGCAGGCAACTGCCGGCGCCGAGGGTGACGCGCCCCTCGATGGCGGAACGCACGCCTTCCTCGACCGCCTGCAGATCCAGGTGCGGAACGGGAACACGTCCGACAGCAAGCAACTCCTACAGCTCGCCGAACGTTCCGCGATGCGCTATATGCTCGAGCGCTATCAGTCCGGCGCGGTCCAGGCCGGAGCCGTGAATCGGCTGCTGCAAAAACTGGTCAGCGAAGTCAACCAACTGCGCAAGCTGGTGGGGGTGACGCCGGAGCAGGCGAAGACGGAGTCGCCCGAAGCGTTGCAGCGCGAGTTCTGGAGTTCGGTGCCCAAGCACGGCAAGCTGCTGGTTCTGCTCACGCCCGATGCCTGGTGCATTCCGGCGGTGAACGTGGAGTCGTTTGTGCAGGAGTTGCTCGCCGGCGGCGACACGGAGACGGCGACCAAGGTCCTTACCGCCTACGTTGCATGCACGGCTTCGACTGATCGCGAGGCCCGCCTGAAGTCTGCCGAGGGAACGGTGCTGCTCGCCGGCGCGCTGGCGCAGGCGGGGCAGGAGACCATGACCGCGGCCGTCATCCAGGTGGCGCGTGTGCTCTCCACCGAAGGCGACGCCGAAGTCGCGACGGCTCTGTCCACCGCCCTGGCGCGCCTTACGCAGCAGGCGCTGACCCGGCGTTACTTCCCGGCGGTGAACCAGTCGCTGGCCGTCTTGCGTCATCTGGAGCAGCACCGCCCCGACTCCGCCAAGCAGCTGCGCTCCCGCATCCGAATCGAGGAACGCCTGCCCGAGCTGGTCCGCGAGGCAGTCGAGAGCGATGCGTTGAAGAGTGAGTTCATAGTCCTGCTCAAGCGCATGCCGCAGCCGGCCATGCGCGTCGTCCTGGAGCAGTTCGCGACCTGCCTGCGGCGTACGGTCGCCGACCGCCTCGCCAATCTCGCTTCGCAGTTGGGCGAAGACGGCGCGGAACACCTGGTCAGCATCTTTCGCAGCTCGAACTCCGCCGACGCATCCCGCACCGGCGGCATCCTCAGTCGCCTGGGGCACCCCGTGTTGCAGCAGGAACTGGTACAACGCATCGCGGCCTGGCCGCTGGCGCACCAGGACGCGGCCATTCGCCAGATCGCCATGGCCGGGGGAAAGGACACGGGCATGGTTCTTCTGGGCATCTTCAGCGCGGTGAGCCCGACGCTCAAGCCCGTGGTGCTCGACGAGATCGGTTGTGCCGGCGACGAGAGGACGGCTCCGGAGCTACTGCGCATGGCCTCGTCCGACGACGAGGCCGGCGTCTACCTGCGCCTCAAGGCGATCGAGGCTTTGGGGCGCATGCGCGAAGCCAAAGCCATCCCGCTGCTGCGCGATCTGATCCTGGCGCGCAAAACCTTCAGCTGGCGGCAGCCGGACGAGTTGCGCCTCACCGCCCTGCATTCCCTTGAGCTCATCCATCCCCAAGCCGCCTCCGAGGCCGCCATCGTCAATGCGCTCAAAGGGGTTCCGAGCTCGGCTTTGCACATTGCCTCCGGGAGCGATTGGAGGCGGCAACGGCGCTACCTGCGCCGCGTGCCCAACCAGGCGCTGCAGGCCGTCGTCACCACCGCGCGCGCCTCCGCCAGCGTCTCCATCGAGCGGCTGAGCCTGGGTGGAGGCCTCGCCGTGCGCCAGCCGCTGGGGCAACTCGGCCTGGATGGCACGCTCGAGTTCATGGCGGGGCGCCGCAAGTTGCGCGCCCGTGTCCTGTTCCACGAGATCGGGGCGCGCCGCCTGACCTTTGAGGTGGTGGAGATATCGCTCGACGACCGCTGGCGCCTACGGCGCATGCTGGCCGACGAAGCTCACGCCGCGGCCGAGGAGCCTGTCATCGAACCTCCCACCGAGGCGGAGCAGCAGGGTTCCACAACACCCGACGTCGCGTGA
- a CDS encoding VWA domain-containing protein: MLRPRSPGAWVVLVLVAAATLAAQEAPTTSQEAPTTTISVVVKVVNVLATVRDSHGNIVNTLNREDFILEEDGRPQTIKYFTRETDLPLTLGLLVDTSVSQSQVLDQEKTASAVFTNEVLREGEDSAFLIHFDQQVELLQDLTSSRQRISAALRLLEMPRYDNRQRGGGYPGGGSRGSGYPGGGYPSGGSGGGWPGGGYPGGGYPGGGYPGGGSGGGYPGGRRGGSGRSPQGGGSGGGTLLYDSIFLASDELMQKQKGRKAIIVLTDGVDHGSKMSLERAIESALRADTMVYSIYFAGQEGPGGGGISGPWGGGRRGGGWPGSGDSSADGKQVLERLSRQTGGRMFEASNRQSIDQIYAQIQDELRNQYNLGYTPDRAADGGSEYRRIRVTTTRKDLKVQARESYYASRQMGAKPGQ, translated from the coding sequence GTGCTGCGCCCCAGGTCCCCGGGCGCTTGGGTCGTCTTGGTGTTGGTTGCCGCAGCGACGCTGGCCGCTCAGGAGGCCCCCACCACCTCCCAGGAGGCGCCCACCACCACCATCTCCGTGGTCGTAAAAGTAGTGAACGTGCTGGCAACGGTGCGCGATTCACACGGCAACATCGTCAATACGCTCAACCGCGAGGACTTCATCCTCGAGGAAGACGGACGTCCGCAGACCATCAAGTACTTCACCCGTGAAACCGACCTGCCCCTGACCCTGGGGTTGCTCGTGGATACCAGCGTGAGCCAGTCCCAGGTGCTCGATCAGGAGAAGACTGCCAGCGCTGTGTTCACCAACGAAGTGTTGCGCGAGGGTGAAGACTCGGCCTTCCTCATCCACTTCGATCAGCAGGTGGAATTGCTCCAGGACCTTACTTCTTCGCGCCAGAGAATCAGCGCCGCGCTGCGATTGCTGGAGATGCCGCGGTACGACAACCGGCAGCGAGGCGGCGGTTATCCCGGCGGCGGAAGTCGCGGAAGCGGCTACCCGGGTGGCGGTTATCCCAGCGGCGGCTCTGGCGGCGGCTGGCCGGGCGGCGGGTATCCCGGCGGCGGCTATCCCGGCGGCGGCTACCCGGGTGGCGGATCTGGCGGCGGCTATCCGGGCGGCAGGCGCGGCGGATCTGGGCGCAGCCCTCAAGGTGGCGGATCCGGCGGCGGCACACTGCTCTATGATTCGATCTTCCTCGCCTCCGATGAACTGATGCAGAAACAGAAGGGACGCAAAGCCATCATCGTGCTGACCGATGGCGTGGATCACGGCAGCAAGATGTCGCTGGAGCGCGCCATCGAAAGCGCGCTGCGCGCCGACACCATGGTTTACTCCATCTACTTCGCTGGCCAGGAGGGTCCCGGCGGGGGCGGCATCAGCGGGCCCTGGGGTGGCGGCCGTCGCGGCGGAGGCTGGCCCGGGAGTGGCGATTCTTCAGCGGACGGCAAGCAAGTGCTGGAGCGCCTCTCGCGACAGACCGGCGGACGCATGTTCGAGGCATCGAACCGGCAATCCATCGATCAGATCTACGCGCAGATCCAGGACGAACTCCGCAACCAGTACAACCTGGGCTACACGCCCGACCGCGCCGCCGACGGCGGCTCCGAGTACCGCCGCATCCGCGTGACCACAACGCGGAAAGACCTCAAGGTGCAAGCCCGAGAGAGCTACTACGCATCGCGCCAGATGGGTGCCAAGCCGGGACAATAA
- a CDS encoding PAS domain S-box protein yields the protein MQEETQPKHSDEALRASELRYRRLFEAAQDGILILNAKTGQIDDVNPFLVNLLGYTHDEFIGLPLWEIGPFKDVKECKLAFEELQDKEYIRYESLPLETKGGRPIAVEFVSNVYRLNGDGTRVIQCNIRDITKRKHAEDALHHSLQQTRSFFEANPAGSYVASPDGRLITCNSAFARMLGFASVEEAMKVDLVSLYPDRASRDGFLGRLKKKGWLEYNEAELRRKDGSVVHAVENAAGTFDERGELAEIQGCLMDASERQTEPQLRQAPKQPPFHIKTFLSKAGAGRTIVYVPGKQVLFEQGKPGNAVFYILTGMVKLTVASHGKEITIDLLGPGNFAGKECMATVRPRSTASARTLTNCTILRIEREEMLRVIQQEKTFAAFFLDHLLDRNSRYQEVIKDQLLNSGEKRLARALLLLANFGNGGKPEAIVPRIRQEELAEMVGTTRSRINFFMNRFRKLGFVAYQGKTPMTIHTAKLARFVMA from the coding sequence ATGCAGGAAGAAACGCAACCCAAGCACTCGGATGAGGCGCTGCGAGCGTCTGAGCTTCGATATCGCCGGCTCTTCGAAGCCGCGCAGGATGGAATCCTGATTCTCAACGCCAAGACAGGACAGATAGACGACGTGAACCCATTCCTGGTGAATCTGTTGGGCTACACCCATGACGAGTTCATTGGGTTGCCACTCTGGGAGATCGGGCCGTTCAAAGACGTCAAGGAATGCAAGCTGGCGTTTGAGGAGTTGCAGGACAAGGAATATATCCGCTATGAATCTCTCCCGCTGGAAACCAAAGGCGGCCGGCCCATTGCCGTGGAGTTTGTCAGCAACGTCTATCGATTGAATGGGGATGGGACGAGGGTCATTCAATGCAACATTCGTGACATCACGAAGCGCAAGCATGCGGAGGACGCGCTGCACCACAGCCTGCAGCAAACCCGGAGCTTTTTTGAGGCAAATCCGGCAGGCAGCTACGTCGCAAGCCCCGATGGACGGTTGATCACCTGCAATTCAGCCTTCGCGCGAATGCTCGGTTTTGCCTCGGTCGAAGAGGCAATGAAAGTGGACCTGGTCTCACTCTATCCCGACCGCGCGTCGCGAGATGGATTCCTGGGGCGCCTCAAGAAGAAGGGGTGGCTCGAATACAACGAGGCTGAACTCCGCCGCAAGGACGGCAGCGTGGTCCACGCCGTGGAGAATGCCGCCGGAACGTTCGACGAGCGAGGTGAGCTCGCCGAGATCCAGGGCTGCCTCATGGACGCGAGCGAGCGGCAGACAGAGCCGCAGTTGCGCCAGGCTCCTAAACAACCGCCCTTTCATATTAAGACTTTTCTCTCGAAAGCCGGCGCAGGCAGGACGATTGTCTATGTACCGGGAAAACAAGTCCTCTTTGAACAAGGCAAACCGGGGAATGCGGTCTTCTACATCTTGACGGGCATGGTGAAGCTCACTGTAGCCTCTCACGGGAAAGAAATCACAATTGACTTGCTCGGCCCGGGAAACTTCGCAGGCAAGGAATGCATGGCGACAGTTCGGCCCCGGAGCACGGCGTCCGCTAGGACGCTCACAAATTGCACAATTCTTAGGATTGAACGAGAAGAGATGTTGCGCGTGATCCAGCAGGAAAAGACCTTTGCGGCATTTTTTCTCGATCACTTGCTTGATCGTAACAGTCGATACCAGGAAGTCATAAAGGATCAGCTTTTAAACTCCGGCGAAAAACGGCTGGCCCGAGCTCTTCTCTTGCTTGCGAACTTCGGCAACGGAGGCAAGCCGGAGGCAATCGTTCCGAGAATCCGTCAGGAAGAGCTGGCGGAGATGGTCGGTACAACCCGATCCCGAATCAATTTTTTTATGAATCGCTTCCGGAAACTGGGCTTCGTCGCCTACCAGGGGAAAACCCCTATGACCATCCATACCGCCAAGTTGGCGAGGTTCGTAATGGCTTGA
- a CDS encoding ABC transporter permease, whose product MARDEIFRLAFDALRAHKLRSFLTLLGVIIAVGTVIAVVSVIQGLDQYVTARVMEFGSTSFSISKFSQGFSSLDDFWREIKRKNLTLEDMKAVEAGCPHCQYVGGIYGERKTVKYKNKSIESVDLRGVTVNAAFIGQVMELSSGRHFTEVDIDHARFTVILGGDVADRLFPYEDPVGKEVMVDGTAYTVLGVAKKTGDFLGQPQDTFVRIPITVFVRHYNVTGQSIFIQVQARTPQDMALAMDEARVILRGRFHRMYNDDDGFAMATADTFLDLWRKTTGSIFLVTIALASIALVVGGVVIMNIMLVSVTERTREIGVRKALGAKQSDILGQFLAEAVMLAAIGGALGIAGGIFLAYLVSWFSPLPVAIRWWSVLAALLVSSFIGIAAGIYPARRAARLDPVVALRAE is encoded by the coding sequence ATGGCGCGTGACGAAATCTTCCGGCTGGCGTTTGACGCCCTGCGCGCCCACAAGCTGCGCTCATTCCTGACGCTTCTGGGCGTCATCATCGCTGTAGGCACGGTGATCGCCGTGGTCTCCGTCATCCAGGGCCTGGACCAGTATGTGACGGCGCGGGTGATGGAATTCGGCTCCACCTCGTTCTCCATCTCCAAATTCTCCCAGGGCTTCAGCTCGCTCGACGACTTCTGGCGGGAGATCAAGCGCAAGAACCTGACGCTGGAGGACATGAAGGCGGTGGAGGCCGGATGCCCGCACTGCCAGTACGTGGGCGGCATCTACGGCGAGCGCAAGACGGTGAAGTACAAGAACAAGAGCATCGAGAGCGTGGACCTGCGGGGCGTGACCGTGAACGCCGCTTTCATCGGGCAGGTGATGGAGCTCAGCTCCGGGCGGCACTTCACCGAGGTGGACATTGACCACGCCCGCTTCACGGTGATCCTGGGCGGCGACGTCGCCGACCGCCTGTTTCCCTATGAGGACCCGGTGGGCAAGGAAGTCATGGTGGACGGCACCGCTTACACCGTGCTGGGCGTGGCCAAAAAGACCGGGGACTTCCTGGGACAGCCGCAGGACACTTTCGTGCGCATCCCCATCACCGTGTTCGTGCGGCACTACAACGTGACCGGGCAGTCCATATTCATCCAGGTGCAGGCGCGCACCCCGCAGGACATGGCGCTGGCCATGGACGAGGCGCGGGTGATCCTGCGCGGCCGCTTCCACCGCATGTACAACGACGATGACGGCTTCGCCATGGCCACCGCCGATACCTTCCTCGACCTGTGGCGGAAAACCACCGGCTCCATCTTCCTGGTCACCATCGCCCTGGCCTCCATCGCGCTGGTAGTGGGTGGCGTGGTCATCATGAACATCATGCTGGTCTCGGTGACCGAGCGCACGCGGGAGATCGGAGTGCGCAAGGCGCTGGGCGCGAAGCAGTCGGATATCCTGGGGCAGTTTCTAGCGGAAGCGGTCATGCTGGCTGCCATCGGAGGAGCGCTGGGCATCGCAGGCGGGATCTTCCTGGCCTACCTGGTGTCGTGGTTCTCGCCGCTGCCGGTGGCTATCCGCTGGTGGTCGGTGCTGGCGGCGCTGCTGGTGTCCTCTTTCATCGGGATTGCCGCGGGCATCTACCCGGCGCGGCGGGCGGCTCGCCTGGACCCGGTGGTGGCGCTGAGGGCGGAATGA
- a CDS encoding ABC transporter permease, whose amino-acid sequence MNVSFQMIRLALEQILSHKLRSFLTILGVVIGVMSVIFIAAIISGLNVTFSKQVSSLGSNIVTVTKLQQFAFRFPTEEERQRKDLTREDADAIRQEAKDAERVISVLVLDFEKFPNPNVRYGNTHAANVKVYGVEPDYINIYVSNVRTGRFLSEGDVLHRTSVMVLGATVAETMFAHQEPVGKTVYFENDPYEVIGVLERRGSLFGFDRDNFVWIPVTTFQKLHPEAKDGMIIALKARTQESMPKLIDEVTEILRRRRHDGFHNPNSFDVGGQNQFIQFYEQLTGGAYLVMLVISSIGLMVGGIGVMNIMLVSVTERTREIGVRKALGARRRDILFQFLLEAMMLTGFGGIVGILLASGVSALVDWLSPLPSRVSIFWVIMAFSVSVSVGLFFGLYPAARAARLDPIDALRYE is encoded by the coding sequence ATGAACGTCTCCTTCCAAATGATCCGGCTGGCGCTGGAACAGATCCTCAGCCACAAGCTGCGCAGCTTCCTCACCATTCTCGGAGTGGTGATCGGGGTGATGTCGGTGATCTTCATCGCCGCCATCATCTCCGGGCTGAACGTGACCTTCTCCAAGCAGGTGTCGAGCCTGGGCTCGAACATCGTTACCGTGACCAAGCTGCAGCAGTTCGCCTTCCGCTTTCCCACCGAGGAGGAGCGGCAGCGCAAGGACCTGACGCGCGAAGACGCCGACGCCATCCGTCAGGAGGCCAAGGACGCCGAGCGGGTAATCTCCGTCCTGGTGCTCGACTTCGAGAAATTTCCCAACCCCAACGTGCGCTACGGCAACACCCACGCCGCCAACGTGAAGGTGTACGGGGTGGAGCCGGATTACATCAACATCTACGTCTCCAACGTGCGAACGGGGCGCTTCCTCTCCGAGGGCGACGTGCTGCATCGCACCTCGGTGATGGTGCTGGGGGCGACGGTGGCCGAGACCATGTTCGCCCACCAGGAGCCGGTGGGGAAGACGGTCTATTTCGAGAACGATCCCTACGAGGTGATTGGGGTGCTGGAGCGGCGGGGGTCGCTGTTCGGCTTCGACCGCGATAACTTCGTCTGGATCCCGGTGACCACGTTCCAGAAGCTTCATCCCGAAGCCAAGGACGGCATGATCATCGCCTTGAAGGCGCGCACGCAGGAGTCCATGCCCAAGCTGATCGACGAAGTGACGGAGATCCTGCGCCGCCGACGCCACGACGGCTTCCACAACCCCAACTCCTTCGACGTCGGCGGCCAGAACCAGTTCATCCAGTTCTACGAGCAGCTCACCGGCGGCGCCTACCTGGTGATGCTGGTGATCTCTTCCATCGGGCTGATGGTGGGCGGCATCGGAGTGATGAACATCATGCTGGTGTCGGTGACCGAGCGCACGCGGGAGATCGGAGTGCGCAAGGCCCTGGGCGCGCGGCGGCGCGACATCCTTTTTCAATTCCTGCTGGAGGCCATGATGCTCACCGGCTTCGGCGGGATAGTGGGCATCCTGCTGGCTAGCGGCGTCAGCGCGCTGGTGGACTGGCTGTCGCCCCTGCCCTCGCGCGTTTCCATCTTCTGGGTGATCATGGCGTTTTCCGTGTCGGTCTCCGTGGGACTGTTCTTCGGGCTGTATCCCGCGGCGCGCGCCGCGCGCCTGGACCCCATCGACGCCCTGCGCTACGAGTGA
- a CDS encoding OsmC family protein: MDVRSLQRPLKERYRSDPGASRVTLRATGSQSGAPVACSVDIGRAIYQAEAHTGVGGAGTAACSGDLLLGALAACAQITCQMVAAAMGIPVERIEVTVDGDLDLSGTLGISKEVPVGFERIQLRFDVLAPQATAEQLRGLREKTEQYCVVMQTLLHPPKMDAAWAP; this comes from the coding sequence ATGGATGTCCGTTCGCTGCAACGACCGCTGAAGGAGCGCTACCGCAGCGATCCGGGCGCTTCGCGCGTCACACTGCGGGCCACGGGCAGCCAGTCCGGCGCCCCGGTTGCCTGCTCGGTGGACATCGGGCGCGCCATCTATCAGGCCGAAGCCCACACCGGAGTCGGCGGCGCCGGCACCGCGGCCTGTTCCGGCGACCTGCTGCTCGGCGCCCTCGCCGCCTGCGCCCAGATCACCTGCCAGATGGTCGCCGCCGCTATGGGGATCCCGGTGGAGCGCATTGAGGTCACCGTGGACGGAGATCTGGATCTTTCCGGCACTCTGGGGATCTCGAAAGAAGTCCCAGTAGGGTTCGAGCGCATCCAGCTTCGCTTCGATGTGCTGGCCCCTCAGGCAACCGCCGAACAGTTGCGCGGGTTGCGCGAGAAGACAGAACAGTACTGCGTGGTCATGCAGACGCTGCTCCATCCGCCGAAGATGGATGCCGCGTGGGCGCCGTAA